A window of Candidatus Saccharibacteria bacterium contains these coding sequences:
- a CDS encoding dihydrofolate reductase — protein sequence MNEQGRSIAIIVAVAENGAIGSEGGMPAWRLPDDLARFKVLTMGEAIVMGRKTFESIGSKPLPGRRNIVVTRQLDFAAPGCDVVHSLHEALALTAADSRVWIIGGGQLFEEAMPQVDRMEVTLVHAAPKGDTFFTYNPGEWHEVFHERHEADERHSEAFDFISLVRPIAKR from the coding sequence ATGAATGAACAAGGCCGCAGCATTGCCATTATCGTCGCCGTTGCCGAGAACGGTGCCATTGGCAGCGAGGGCGGCATGCCGGCTTGGCGTCTGCCTGATGATCTGGCCCGTTTTAAAGTGCTGACCATGGGCGAGGCGATCGTCATGGGGCGCAAGACCTTCGAATCCATCGGCAGCAAACCGCTGCCCGGCCGGCGCAATATTGTCGTGACGCGTCAGCTGGACTTCGCTGCCCCCGGCTGCGATGTCGTCCATTCGCTGCATGAGGCCTTGGCGCTGACGGCTGCCGATTCACGCGTCTGGATTATCGGCGGCGGCCAGCTGTTTGAAGAAGCCATGCCCCAGGTTGACCGCATGGAGGTGACGCTGGTGCACGCCGCACCCAAAGGCGATACCTTCTTTACGTATAACCCTGGCGAATGGCACGAAGTCTTTCACGAGCGGCATGAGGCGGATGAGCGTCACAGTGAGGCCTTTGATTTCATCTCGCTTGTCCGCCCTATTGCCAAACGATAG
- the thyA gene encoding thymidylate synthase, whose translation MKQYLELLQDISENGTYREDRTGTGTKSVFGRQMRFDLAEGFPAVTTKKLFLRGIIHELLWFLSGSTNIKYLVDNEVHIWDEWPYRAYLKASGMQVPASDSDEWRQGLQAFIGRIKEDDAFAAKYGELGPVYGYQWRHWPDGNGGEIDQIQRVVDMIKHDPGSRRIIVSAWNVAEIDEMARAGLPPCHSLFQFYVNGDRLDCQLYQRSADFFLGVPFNIASYALLNMMMAQVTGLKPGMFVHTFGDAHIYKNHEEQVAEQLSRQPRALPTLHLNPAVTSIFDFTYEDFTLEGYDPCPAIKAPIAV comes from the coding sequence ATGAAACAATATCTCGAACTACTCCAGGATATCTCCGAAAACGGCACCTACCGTGAGGACCGCACCGGCACCGGCACAAAGAGTGTCTTTGGACGGCAGATGCGGTTCGACCTGGCTGAGGGGTTTCCGGCTGTGACGACCAAGAAGCTGTTTTTGCGCGGCATCATCCACGAGCTGCTATGGTTCCTGAGCGGCAGTACCAATATCAAGTACCTGGTTGATAACGAGGTGCACATTTGGGATGAGTGGCCGTACCGGGCGTACCTGAAAGCAAGTGGTATGCAGGTGCCAGCCAGCGACAGTGACGAATGGCGCCAGGGCCTGCAAGCCTTTATCGGGCGCATCAAAGAGGACGACGCTTTTGCCGCAAAGTATGGCGAGCTGGGGCCCGTCTACGGCTATCAGTGGCGGCACTGGCCGGATGGCAACGGCGGCGAAATCGATCAAATCCAGCGCGTCGTCGACATGATAAAGCATGACCCCGGCTCGCGCCGCATCATCGTCTCTGCCTGGAACGTGGCGGAGATTGATGAGATGGCCAGGGCCGGCCTGCCGCCCTGTCACTCACTGTTCCAATTTTATGTGAACGGCGACCGGCTGGACTGCCAACTTTACCAGCGCAGCGCTGATTTCTTTTTGGGCGTCCCCTTCAATATTGCCTCCTATGCCCTGCTGAACATGATGATGGCCCAGGTGACCGGCCTGAAGCCGGGCATGTTCGTGCATACCTTCGGTGACGCACATATCTATAAGAATCATGAAGAGCAGGTGGCGGAGCAGCTGTCGCGCCAGCCGCGTGCGCTGCCGACCTTGCATCTGAACCCGGCTGTTACTTCTATCTTTGATTTCACATATGAAGATTTCACGCTTGAGGGCTACGACCCGTGCCCGGCTATAAAGGCACCTATCGCCGTATGA
- a CDS encoding ATP-binding protein produces the protein MKPLPVSTPTMFIMVGIPGAGKSHFAGQFARQYGLPVVTVEPIAEALPDAAPLIYHDVPTHAKIANHFAAQLAKTGKSFIIDTAHGNSKIERMQLQRLANHHRYQTLLVWVQVDEPSARQRVKRARQEQGKPTDEHRFIDAVKTFNAPTGERYVVVSGKHTFPAQHNAVVRKLMPNRPAPVAAAVAKSATVAAPPPAKAAPAAEPSKFSAAKKSATPIIAVPAPGLATSFKINDPHDSAKPAAPATKPSAPKPAAEPQPGLSRRMHRPVSRPVPTRRINIG, from the coding sequence ATGAAACCGCTTCCCGTATCGACGCCGACTATGTTCATTATGGTAGGGATTCCTGGCGCCGGCAAAAGTCACTTTGCCGGGCAGTTCGCGCGGCAGTATGGCCTGCCCGTGGTGACGGTCGAGCCGATCGCCGAAGCTTTGCCGGATGCCGCCCCTCTCATCTACCATGACGTACCGACCCATGCCAAGATTGCCAATCACTTTGCCGCCCAGCTGGCCAAGACGGGGAAGTCGTTCATCATCGACACCGCCCATGGCAACAGCAAAATCGAGCGCATGCAGCTGCAGCGCCTGGCCAACCACCACCGCTACCAGACGCTGCTGGTCTGGGTGCAGGTCGATGAGCCAAGTGCCCGCCAGCGCGTCAAGCGCGCCCGCCAGGAGCAGGGAAAGCCGACAGACGAGCACCGTTTCATAGACGCCGTCAAGACGTTCAACGCACCCACCGGCGAACGCTACGTGGTGGTCAGCGGCAAGCACACCTTCCCGGCCCAGCATAATGCCGTCGTCCGCAAGCTGATGCCCAACCGGCCCGCGCCGGTGGCGGCCGCCGTCGCCAAGTCTGCGACGGTTGCCGCACCACCTCCCGCCAAGGCCGCGCCAGCCGCAGAACCGTCAAAGTTCAGCGCTGCCAAAAAATCCGCCACCCCGATCATCGCCGTTCCGGCGCCCGGCCTTGCCACCAGTTTCAAAATCAATGACCCGCACGATTCCGCCAAGCCTGCCGCTCCAGCCACCAAACCGTCAGCACCCAAGCCCGCCGCCGAGCCACAACCCGGCCTGAGCCGCCGCATGCACAGGCCGGTCAGCCGCCCGGTGCCGACCCGCCGCATCAACATCGGCTGA
- a CDS encoding M48 family metallopeptidase, whose product MPSPESITDAEFGTIQVKRIATAKYLRVRPTPAGELVVTAPKRALKRDILSLINNARLKIRDLLEQQTERAPAWQHGSRISERHILEIIPDERISTVKTFARQGVISVRYPRGTSRSDLQEHIHKAIKKALKAEAMQYLPERIHGFAREYGFSFERLRYSTANGRWGSCSTSGTISLNIWLMSLPYDLIDYVLIHELAHTRQMNHSPAFWGIVRRCLPDYAERKKTLAKYSPQN is encoded by the coding sequence ATGCCCAGCCCAGAGTCTATTACTGATGCCGAATTCGGCACCATCCAGGTCAAACGCATCGCCACCGCCAAATATCTCCGTGTCCGCCCGACGCCGGCAGGTGAGCTGGTTGTGACCGCGCCCAAACGCGCCCTCAAGCGCGATATTCTCTCGTTGATTAACAACGCCCGCCTGAAGATCCGTGACCTGCTAGAGCAACAGACCGAGCGCGCACCTGCCTGGCAGCACGGCAGCCGCATCAGTGAGCGTCACATTTTGGAAATCATTCCAGATGAGCGTATCAGCACAGTCAAAACCTTCGCTCGCCAGGGCGTCATCAGTGTCCGCTACCCGCGCGGCACCAGCCGCAGCGACCTGCAGGAGCACATCCACAAGGCGATTAAAAAAGCCCTCAAGGCTGAGGCCATGCAATACCTGCCAGAGCGCATCCACGGCTTCGCCCGTGAATACGGCTTCAGCTTTGAGCGCCTCCGTTACTCTACCGCCAACGGCCGCTGGGGCAGCTGCAGCACCAGCGGCACTATAAGCCTTAACATCTGGCTGATGTCCCTGCCGTACGACCTGATTGATTACGTCCTTATCCACGAGCTGGCCCATACCCGTCAGATGAACCATAGTCCGGCCTTCTGGGGCATTGTCAGGCGCTGCCTGCCGGATTACGCCGAACGCAAGAAGACACTCGCCAAGTACAGCCCGCAAAACTAA
- the secE gene encoding preprotein translocase subunit SecE, whose translation MAKKQSEDDGVKIVSRVSVGSNNEVKEVSTTKSSKDAKAAKEAKVVKTEKPARIKNEKIVAGKKPRGKRRLGAPRWLRAIGAYFAGAWSELRQTKWPTRRATWSLTLAVIVFTTALMLFIVAIDYVFDLLFKQIIL comes from the coding sequence GTGGCCAAGAAGCAATCAGAAGATGACGGCGTAAAGATCGTTTCGCGCGTATCAGTCGGCAGCAACAATGAGGTAAAGGAAGTCAGCACGACCAAGTCGTCCAAGGATGCCAAGGCAGCCAAGGAAGCCAAGGTGGTCAAGACAGAGAAGCCAGCCAGGATCAAGAACGAAAAGATCGTCGCCGGCAAGAAGCCCCGCGGCAAGCGCCGCCTGGGCGCACCACGCTGGCTGCGGGCCATCGGCGCCTACTTCGCCGGTGCCTGGAGCGAGCTGCGCCAGACCAAGTGGCCGACCCGCCGCGCCACCTGGAGCCTGACCCTGGCGGTCATCGTCTTCACGACCGCACTGATGCTGTTCATCGTGGCCATCGACTACGTCTTCGACCTGTTATTTAAACAAATCATTCTTTAA
- the nusG gene encoding transcription termination/antitermination protein NusG has product MSSNRYDSTRLWYAVHTYSGYEEKVAESIRQRKDTVDMGDKIFDVMVPKEKQIEIKNGKRRVVEKKIFQGYVLVDMKMTEDAWYIIRNTPGVTGFVGSGTEPTPVSEDEMTKIKKRMGVSDPKHNINYKVGEVVNIVDGPFKGFDGAINEIDTQKGKIKVLVSMFGRDTPVELDALQVKKV; this is encoded by the coding sequence ATGAGTTCAAACCGTTACGACTCCACCCGTCTCTGGTACGCCGTCCACACTTATTCCGGCTATGAAGAGAAGGTGGCTGAGAGCATCCGCCAGCGCAAGGACACCGTCGACATGGGCGACAAGATCTTTGACGTCATGGTTCCCAAGGAAAAGCAGATCGAGATTAAGAACGGCAAGCGCCGCGTCGTCGAAAAGAAGATTTTCCAGGGCTACGTCCTGGTCGACATGAAGATGACCGAAGACGCCTGGTACATCATCCGCAACACCCCCGGTGTCACCGGCTTCGTCGGCAGCGGCACCGAGCCCACCCCCGTCTCAGAAGACGAAATGACCAAGATCAAGAAGCGCATGGGCGTCAGCGACCCCAAGCACAACATCAACTACAAGGTCGGGGAAGTGGTCAACATCGTCGACGGTCCGTTCAAGGGCTTTGATGGCGCCATCAATGAGATCGACACCCAGAAGGGTAAGATCAAGGTACTGGTATCCATGTTCGGGCGGGATACGCCGGTTGAGTTGGACGCGTTGCAGGTCAAAAAAGTCTAG
- the rplK gene encoding 50S ribosomal protein L11: MAKKVIGNIKFKVPAGRATAAPPVGSVLGQWGLNMMEFINPFNDATKELAGKSVIVHIQVFEDKSFTWKSLGQPVDEAIMEAIGAKKGSGKPQADKIGKITRAQLEKIAESKMEHLNANTLDAAVKTIAGTARSMGVEVVD; this comes from the coding sequence ATGGCAAAAAAAGTAATCGGAAACATCAAGTTCAAGGTACCAGCCGGCCGCGCTACCGCAGCGCCGCCCGTGGGTTCCGTACTGGGTCAGTGGGGCCTGAACATGATGGAATTCATCAACCCGTTCAACGACGCTACCAAGGAATTGGCAGGCAAGAGTGTCATCGTGCACATCCAGGTCTTTGAAGACAAGTCCTTCACCTGGAAGAGCCTCGGCCAGCCGGTTGACGAAGCCATCATGGAAGCCATCGGTGCCAAGAAGGGCTCCGGCAAGCCACAGGCTGACAAGATCGGCAAGATCACCCGCGCCCAGCTGGAAAAGATTGCCGAGAGCAAGATGGAGCACCTCAACGCCAACACGCTTGACGCCGCCGTCAAGACCATCGCCGGCACCGCCCGTTCGATGGGCGTTGAAGTCGTTGACTAA
- the rplA gene encoding 50S ribosomal protein L1, with the protein MAEAKNKEDLVENIENQEADVVVAVENQDSAVDVAAPAAADEKEGTAKAGKRSAKSLKEAEEKAEKEARKEAGDTTAQGEHEAAETKGPRPVTRSRLERRGKSYRKVAELVEKDKAYSLAEALELAAKTNPSKFDAAVELHVALNVDPRQADQNIRTTVSLPNGTGKTIRVAVFAPSDQHAAAKEAGADIVGEDDFLQQLDKGELNFDILIATPQQMPKLGKYARTLGPRGLMPNPKSGTVATNVAKAVQEAKAGRVEYRVDKQSIVHISVGKVSFGGDKLTENAKAFFASLQAVKPSGLKGNYITAVSAATTMGPGIKVDLTSL; encoded by the coding sequence ATGGCAGAAGCCAAGAACAAAGAAGACCTGGTTGAAAACATCGAGAACCAGGAAGCCGACGTAGTCGTCGCCGTCGAGAACCAGGACAGCGCCGTCGACGTCGCCGCGCCAGCCGCTGCCGACGAAAAAGAAGGCACCGCCAAGGCCGGCAAACGCAGCGCCAAGTCGCTGAAAGAAGCCGAGGAAAAGGCCGAGAAGGAAGCCCGCAAGGAAGCTGGCGACACCACTGCCCAGGGCGAGCACGAAGCCGCTGAAACCAAGGGCCCGCGCCCAGTTACCCGCAGCCGCCTCGAGCGCCGTGGCAAATCTTACCGCAAGGTAGCCGAACTGGTTGAGAAAGACAAGGCCTATTCTCTTGCCGAAGCCCTCGAGCTGGCCGCCAAGACCAACCCTAGCAAGTTTGACGCCGCCGTCGAGCTGCACGTCGCCCTGAACGTCGACCCGCGCCAGGCCGACCAGAACATCCGCACCACCGTCAGCCTGCCCAACGGCACCGGCAAGACCATCCGCGTGGCCGTCTTTGCGCCAAGCGACCAGCACGCCGCCGCAAAAGAGGCCGGTGCTGATATCGTCGGTGAGGACGATTTCCTGCAGCAGCTGGACAAAGGTGAGCTGAACTTCGACATCCTCATCGCCACTCCGCAGCAGATGCCAAAACTGGGCAAGTACGCCCGCACCCTGGGTCCGCGCGGCCTGATGCCGAACCCCAAGAGCGGCACCGTCGCCACCAACGTTGCCAAGGCCGTCCAGGAAGCCAAGGCCGGCCGCGTTGAGTACCGCGTCGACAAGCAGTCGATCGTCCACATCAGTGTCGGTAAGGTATCCTTCGGCGGCGACAAGCTGACCGAGAACGCCAAAGCCTTCTTTGCCAGCCTGCAGGCTGTCAAGCCAAGCGGCCTGAAGGGCAACTACATCACCGCTGTCTCGGCGGCCACCACCATGGGCCCCGGCATCAAGGTGGATCTGACGAGTCTCTAG
- a CDS encoding deoxycytidine triphosphate deaminase, producing the protein MSVFSNTELHEAIKEGHIVFHPYNAKHINGSSIDVTLGEWYFRTDRRSRHDIYNPFNEAEVNKYFSAAQRAIPHHEWCEDAGIKLLKNIPKKQLIIVLEPGERILAHTHEFIGIKAPGTSSMQSRSTWGRNGLAVCFDAGWGDPGYINRWTMEIYNLNQHHRIVLPVGERIAQVVFYHTGEVKGEYSNLSGKYQTTSETDIEKLVAAWEPEDMLPRAYRDKREQPIELKKPKNKQYKYGFAVHEESDRHGSPQD; encoded by the coding sequence ATGTCCGTCTTCAGCAATACCGAGCTACACGAGGCCATTAAGGAAGGGCACATCGTCTTCCATCCGTACAACGCCAAGCACATCAACGGCAGCAGCATCGATGTGACGCTAGGGGAATGGTACTTCCGCACCGACCGGCGCAGCCGCCACGATATCTATAACCCGTTCAATGAAGCCGAGGTGAATAAGTATTTCAGCGCTGCCCAGCGGGCCATTCCGCACCATGAGTGGTGCGAGGATGCCGGTATCAAGCTGTTGAAAAATATTCCCAAGAAACAGCTGATCATCGTGCTGGAACCAGGGGAGCGTATCCTGGCACACACCCATGAATTCATCGGCATCAAAGCGCCGGGCACCAGCAGTATGCAGTCGCGCAGTACCTGGGGGCGCAACGGACTGGCCGTCTGTTTTGATGCCGGCTGGGGAGACCCGGGCTATATCAACCGATGGACGATGGAGATTTATAACCTCAATCAACACCACCGCATCGTCCTGCCGGTGGGCGAGCGGATCGCACAGGTGGTCTTTTATCATACCGGCGAGGTCAAGGGAGAGTACTCAAACCTGAGCGGCAAGTACCAGACGACTTCTGAGACGGACATCGAGAAGCTGGTCGCCGCCTGGGAACCGGAAGACATGCTGCCCCGGGCCTACCGCGACAAGCGCGAACAACCGATAGAATTGAAGAAGCCCAAGAACAAGCAGTACAAGTACGGCTTTGCCGTCCACGAGGAAAGCGACAGGCATGGCTCGCCACAAGATTAA
- a CDS encoding thymidylate kinase, translated as MARHKIKGRFIAIEGGDGSGKATQAKLLLERLQAGGYAVMPVSFPQYGTPSARLVEQYLNGSFGAVGTQAPELVSLAYALDRFAAAAHIRTALADGQVVVADRYVASNLAHQAAGMDDARRRSDFYEELKQIEYDILGIPRPDLNIVLSVPASISQQNVDKKAARSYTTMKRDLHEADANHLELAKRNFEELCQLYPQEFARIDCMRDGTLEPIEVIRQQVWQVVQQRLGLQ; from the coding sequence ATGGCTCGCCACAAGATTAAAGGACGTTTCATCGCTATCGAAGGCGGCGATGGCAGCGGCAAAGCGACCCAGGCGAAGCTGTTGCTGGAACGGCTGCAGGCCGGGGGATACGCAGTCATGCCCGTCAGCTTTCCGCAGTACGGCACGCCGTCGGCCCGCCTGGTCGAACAGTATCTTAACGGCAGTTTCGGGGCCGTGGGCACCCAGGCGCCCGAGCTGGTCAGCCTGGCCTATGCGCTTGACCGTTTTGCGGCAGCGGCACACATCAGGACGGCCCTTGCCGACGGGCAGGTGGTCGTTGCCGACCGCTACGTCGCCTCAAACCTGGCCCACCAGGCGGCGGGCATGGATGACGCGCGCCGGCGCAGCGATTTTTACGAAGAGCTCAAGCAGATAGAGTATGACATCCTGGGTATACCGCGGCCCGACCTCAATATCGTGCTGTCGGTGCCTGCCAGCATCTCACAACAGAACGTCGACAAGAAGGCCGCCAGAAGTTACACCACCATGAAGCGTGACCTGCATGAAGCCGACGCGAACCATCTGGAGCTGGCCAAGCGCAACTTTGAGGAACTTTGTCAGCTGTATCCGCAGGAGTTTGCCCGTATCGACTGTATGCGGGACGGGACGCTGGAGCCCATCGAAGTCATCCGCCAACAGGTCTGGCAGGTGGTACAGCAGCGGCTTGGCCTGCAGTAA
- a CDS encoding NUDIX domain-containing protein, with translation MELHKVHVTILDTLRRQATARYSVLRSHTDLESDSFKFYLRKLVSRGYVEKLESGEYGLTRDGKEFANSLDTAQQAALKQPKLSLLMVAARSDDSGSLRYLVQQRARSPFRGYWGFLSGPMQWGEAPEDTAAREFLKQTGLTAKFRVKAFYRQQDIKTEDGTLVRDRLFVVLEAYRLKGELSNEWGGGENHWLTRTELRGKEKYFTSCKDVISLLISGNAYKTGVAEVSNDEY, from the coding sequence ATGGAACTGCACAAGGTACACGTCACTATTCTGGACACGCTCCGCCGCCAGGCCACCGCCCGCTATAGCGTCCTCCGCTCCCACACCGATCTGGAAAGCGACAGCTTTAAGTTCTACCTACGTAAGCTGGTCAGCCGCGGCTATGTCGAGAAGCTTGAAAGTGGCGAGTACGGCCTGACGCGTGACGGCAAGGAATTTGCAAACAGCCTGGATACCGCCCAGCAAGCCGCCCTGAAGCAGCCGAAACTATCACTATTGATGGTTGCGGCCAGATCCGACGACTCGGGATCGTTGCGCTATCTGGTGCAGCAGCGCGCACGCAGCCCGTTCCGTGGCTACTGGGGCTTTTTGAGCGGTCCGATGCAGTGGGGCGAGGCACCGGAAGATACGGCCGCCCGCGAGTTTTTGAAGCAGACGGGACTGACGGCCAAGTTCCGTGTCAAGGCATTTTACCGCCAGCAGGACATCAAGACGGAAGACGGCACGCTGGTACGCGACCGGCTGTTCGTAGTTCTTGAAGCCTACCGCCTAAAAGGCGAACTCAGCAATGAGTGGGGCGGCGGCGAAAACCACTGGCTGACGCGCACAGAACTCCGGGGCAAAGAGAAGTACTTTACTTCCTGCAAAGATGTCATCTCGCTCCTGATTTCCGGCAATGCCTACAAGACGGGTGTCGCCGAAGTCAGCAATGATGAGTACTGA
- a CDS encoding 50S ribosomal protein L10 — MAISKDTKQTQVAAFAELLAESKMTACATYAGVTVAELQQLRRAAAVAGVTIKVVKNRLVRVAMSQTPGFENTDTSLLKGQLVYAISSEDEVAPAQVLAQFAKKQPALQLVAGFTGTGEALDTASVKALADLPTKDQLRGMLVSTIAAPLSGVVGVLSGNVRSVLFALKARAEQLEA, encoded by the coding sequence GTGGCAATTTCAAAAGACACGAAACAGACCCAGGTTGCTGCATTTGCCGAACTGCTTGCTGAAAGCAAGATGACCGCCTGCGCCACGTACGCCGGCGTCACCGTTGCCGAACTGCAGCAGCTTCGCCGCGCCGCTGCCGTGGCCGGCGTCACGATCAAGGTGGTCAAGAACCGCCTGGTACGCGTCGCCATGAGCCAGACCCCGGGCTTTGAGAACACCGACACGTCGCTTCTCAAGGGCCAGCTGGTCTACGCCATCAGCAGCGAGGACGAAGTCGCCCCCGCTCAGGTCCTGGCCCAGTTCGCCAAGAAACAGCCAGCCCTGCAGTTGGTAGCCGGCTTTACCGGCACCGGCGAAGCCCTCGACACGGCTAGCGTCAAAGCCCTGGCCGATCTGCCCACCAAGGATCAGCTGCGTGGCATGCTGGTCAGCACCATCGCCGCACCGCTTTCCGGTGTGGTCGGTGTCCTGTCGGGCAATGTCCGCAGTGTTCTGTTCGCCCTCAAGGCGCGCGCAGAGCAGCTGGAGGCTTAG
- the rplL gene encoding 50S ribosomal protein L7/L12 yields MQKIVDALDKLSALEISQIVKHLEDHWGVSAAAPAVAVAAPAAGGDAGAAEDEKTEFTVTLKDAGAQKVAVIKAVKELTGLGLGEAKGLVDNAPSPIKEKVSKDEAEEAKKALEAAGATVELS; encoded by the coding sequence ATGCAGAAGATCGTCGACGCACTCGACAAGCTGAGTGCTTTGGAAATCAGCCAGATCGTCAAGCACCTCGAAGACCACTGGGGCGTTAGCGCCGCTGCTCCAGCCGTAGCCGTAGCAGCTCCTGCTGCCGGTGGCGACGCTGGTGCCGCTGAAGACGAAAAGACCGAATTTACCGTCACCCTCAAGGACGCCGGTGCTCAGAAGGTAGCCGTCATCAAGGCCGTCAAAGAGCTGACCGGTCTTGGCCTCGGTGAAGCCAAGGGTCTGGTAGACAACGCACCAAGCCCGATCAAGGAAAAGGTCAGCAAGGACGAGGCAGAAGAAGCCAAGAAAGCCCTGGAAGCTGCCGGCGCTACCGTTGAACTGAGCTAA
- a CDS encoding M20/M25/M40 family metallo-hydrolase gives MKHLQQNLERTLAELVSIPSDSYDPEACRRIISYIHEQLTPLGLYVTADLTGDHPWLVATTRQTMRPKLLLVAHVDVVAASGGQFEMRTDEEKLYGRGVWDMKYAAAVYLEYLKDNAEHLAALDIGVMFTTDEETGGFDGVRLLLEQGWRTSLALIPDYRDHWTIEEMAKGLRIKQLTARGNGAHGSRPWETVNPIDSLMTVGAELKALYPSDAMYGPTLSITNFNAGKFVSQIPSSASMTLDFRAFEQDEIELYETTLLDMTRSYGLEVTDLAYGAPVHLDSNHPMVMDYVKALLDSGVAPRYQKSLGATDARWFAEHHIPCIVTGPSGHGAHSDNEWIYRRDLVFFYHLLTNYVAQTGRISTASVVATPVDTSVS, from the coding sequence ATGAAACACCTACAACAGAATTTGGAGCGGACACTGGCGGAGCTGGTGTCAATTCCGAGCGATAGTTACGACCCCGAAGCCTGTCGCCGGATTATTAGCTATATCCACGAGCAGCTGACGCCGCTCGGCCTGTACGTGACCGCCGACCTGACCGGCGACCACCCTTGGCTGGTAGCGACCACACGTCAGACTATGCGCCCCAAGCTCCTGCTGGTAGCGCATGTGGATGTCGTGGCGGCCAGCGGCGGCCAATTCGAAATGCGCACCGATGAGGAAAAACTGTACGGCCGTGGCGTCTGGGACATGAAATATGCGGCAGCGGTATACCTCGAGTATCTCAAGGACAACGCCGAGCATCTTGCGGCACTTGATATCGGCGTCATGTTCACGACCGACGAGGAAACCGGCGGCTTTGATGGTGTCCGCCTGTTGTTGGAGCAGGGGTGGCGGACCAGCCTGGCCCTGATTCCCGATTACCGCGACCACTGGACAATTGAGGAGATGGCCAAGGGTCTGCGCATCAAGCAACTGACCGCCCGTGGCAACGGTGCACACGGCTCGCGCCCCTGGGAGACGGTCAATCCTATCGACAGCCTGATGACAGTCGGCGCAGAACTGAAGGCCCTCTATCCTTCGGACGCCATGTACGGCCCGACCCTGAGCATCACCAACTTCAACGCCGGCAAATTCGTTTCCCAGATTCCTTCCAGCGCCAGCATGACGCTTGATTTCCGGGCGTTCGAGCAGGATGAGATTGAACTGTATGAGACGACCCTGCTTGACATGACCCGAAGTTACGGCCTGGAAGTGACCGACCTGGCATACGGTGCGCCGGTCCACCTCGACAGCAATCACCCGATGGTCATGGACTATGTCAAGGCGCTACTGGACAGCGGTGTTGCCCCGCGGTACCAAAAATCACTTGGCGCCACCGATGCCCGCTGGTTCGCTGAGCATCATATCCCCTGTATCGTCACCGGTCCGAGCGGTCACGGCGCCCATAGCGACAACGAGTGGATCTACCGCCGCGACCTGGTCTTCTTTTACCATCTGCTCACCAATTACGTCGCCCAGACAGGCCGGATATCCACCGCTAGCGTAGTCGCGACCCCTGTAGACACTAGCGTATCTTGA